A window from Propionimicrobium sp. PCR01-08-3 encodes these proteins:
- a CDS encoding peptidoglycan DD-metalloendopeptidase family protein, with protein sequence MALDLGTAWIQISPSMKGVRASVEKELGGVNTTKMTSSISGAFTSVAKIGGAALATVGGAVAGLAAKGGIDRALSIENAQAKLTGLGHDANSVSGIMKSALDSVKGTAYGLGDAATVAASLSAAGVQSGEHMTNVLKTVADTAQISGRSLTDIGTIFGSVAARGKLQGDDMLQLMSSGVPVLQFLSDQLGVTSADVSDMVSKGQIDFETFAAAMEAGLGGAALAGGDTFVGAMANVQAALSRLGAAGATPALEAIRVVGVALIPVIDGLTTALQPLFDSFSESALAGAERLAGGLERVSNTISGGQVNISGFTGVFAGLAPVIGAAASALAPLLKGIPILGPEFAKLGGPVGLVVGLFASMVASSEPLRSALGELLQAAGPALSSAFQIVGSVATQMGGAFGQVGDAIAPFVQAIADALPGVLNALMPALGAVLGILPMLVSVGADLASSVMPLLVTGITLASSVITAILPVIESFANWISQNTGLVSTLAAGLLVGVGAFKAFSGITSIISTVTGVVSKLGLAIKAVTAAMAANPVGLAIAAIAALVAGLIWAYNNVEPFRNLVQNVFGAIRDAIGAVVNWVTGTVIPAFQTAWNAIGTAMSWLNDNIIQPVWTAIKTAIAIAVTAVVVIIQFWKTVIETVLAPVFDWLWHIIIEPVWNGIQTVIGAVVGWFQNTAFPIIQTVVNAISTAFTWVRDQISAVWSWIQYNIIQPVIDWLVGVVVNSFTFWRDTIVGVFNTVRDGIGLAWDWIRYNIVQPVVDWFQGTIVPAFTGFKDNVVGAFEAMRDGIDTAWTAIKGIAAKPVEFVINRVVAPLVETYNDVAGVFGVDAVTVPHFEADYWSGGYTGPGGKYQPAGTVHAGEIVWSQDDIAAHGGVKAVESMRLWRGYANGGVVVPVDGYTVSSGYGYRNGPFYGAEMHDGIDMAVPSGTPVKAAASGMVVRAGWNGGYGNYVEINSGAFSTFYGHLSSIIASAGQQIAAGAILGLVGSTGASTGPHLHFGAKDASGASMDPNQLLDGAISGGGFDVLGIIDKIKGFLGIMDELSNNPFTSMVKGAGTSLINAAVDWVQSKIASIFSFSGSDGSFDNWWSAAIAVAGANYAQYRDAAQIVAQNESGMNPNAANDWDSNAAAGIPSKGLMQFIQPTFDAYAWPGHNNWLNPVDQILAFFRYSQARYGGPNNVPGVVSVRNGGGYVGYATGTNNARRGLAWVGENGPELVDFEGGERVYDADESKRLGRGTTVVFSPTYKEDDRSVRRDLDDLLWGLREVV encoded by the coding sequence ATGGCTCTCGATCTCGGTACGGCCTGGATTCAGATTTCTCCCAGCATGAAGGGCGTTCGCGCCTCGGTTGAGAAGGAGCTTGGTGGGGTCAACACCACCAAGATGACTTCCAGCATTTCGGGTGCGTTCACGAGTGTGGCGAAGATCGGCGGCGCCGCGCTGGCCACGGTGGGTGGGGCTGTTGCTGGTCTGGCCGCGAAGGGCGGCATTGACCGTGCGCTGAGTATCGAGAATGCGCAGGCCAAGCTGACCGGCTTGGGTCACGACGCCAACTCGGTGTCCGGGATCATGAAGTCGGCCCTGGACTCGGTGAAGGGTACCGCTTACGGGCTCGGTGACGCCGCGACCGTCGCCGCGTCTTTGTCGGCTGCCGGCGTCCAGTCGGGCGAGCATATGACCAATGTGCTGAAGACTGTCGCCGACACCGCCCAGATTTCGGGCCGCTCTCTCACCGACATCGGCACGATCTTCGGGTCTGTCGCCGCCCGCGGCAAGCTGCAGGGCGACGACATGCTCCAGCTCATGAGCTCGGGCGTGCCCGTTCTCCAGTTCTTGTCGGATCAGCTGGGTGTCACCTCGGCGGACGTGTCCGACATGGTGTCGAAGGGTCAGATCGACTTCGAGACGTTCGCGGCCGCGATGGAGGCAGGTCTGGGCGGCGCTGCACTCGCTGGCGGCGACACGTTTGTTGGCGCGATGGCGAACGTTCAAGCAGCCTTGAGCCGTTTGGGTGCCGCTGGGGCCACACCTGCCCTCGAAGCGATCCGTGTCGTGGGTGTCGCGCTCATCCCGGTCATTGATGGGTTGACGACAGCCCTTCAACCCTTGTTTGACAGCTTCAGTGAGTCCGCCCTGGCCGGTGCGGAACGCTTGGCTGGCGGGCTGGAGCGCGTTAGTAACACGATATCCGGCGGCCAGGTGAACATCTCTGGGTTTACGGGCGTATTCGCGGGCCTTGCACCGGTAATTGGTGCGGCGGCTTCAGCACTCGCCCCGCTGCTCAAGGGGATACCGATTCTCGGGCCTGAGTTCGCCAAGCTTGGTGGCCCTGTCGGCCTGGTTGTCGGCCTGTTCGCGTCCATGGTCGCCAGCTCTGAGCCGCTGCGTAGTGCGCTTGGTGAACTGTTGCAGGCTGCAGGACCCGCCCTGTCGTCCGCCTTCCAGATTGTTGGAAGCGTGGCCACGCAGATGGGTGGGGCGTTCGGGCAGGTTGGTGACGCGATCGCCCCGTTCGTTCAGGCGATCGCCGATGCTCTGCCCGGCGTCCTGAACGCGTTGATGCCTGCTTTGGGTGCGGTGCTCGGGATTCTGCCGATGCTGGTGTCTGTCGGCGCCGATCTTGCTTCCTCGGTGATGCCGCTGCTGGTTACTGGTATCACGCTGGCGTCGAGTGTGATCACCGCGATCCTGCCGGTGATCGAATCGTTCGCGAACTGGATTTCGCAGAACACGGGCCTGGTGAGCACGCTCGCTGCCGGCCTGCTCGTCGGGGTTGGGGCGTTTAAGGCTTTCTCCGGGATTACCTCGATTATCTCCACGGTCACGGGTGTGGTGTCGAAGCTCGGTTTGGCTATCAAGGCTGTCACCGCGGCGATGGCCGCGAACCCTGTCGGTCTGGCTATCGCCGCTATCGCTGCCCTGGTTGCTGGCCTGATCTGGGCCTACAACAATGTGGAGCCGTTCCGCAATCTTGTGCAGAACGTGTTCGGGGCGATACGGGACGCGATCGGCGCTGTCGTCAATTGGGTGACCGGCACGGTGATCCCCGCATTCCAGACTGCTTGGAATGCGATCGGCACCGCCATGTCGTGGCTGAACGACAACATTATTCAGCCGGTGTGGACTGCCATCAAGACGGCGATCGCTATCGCAGTGACCGCTGTTGTGGTGATCATCCAGTTTTGGAAGACCGTCATTGAGACGGTTCTCGCCCCGGTGTTCGACTGGCTGTGGCACATCATTATCGAGCCGGTATGGAATGGTATTCAGACGGTTATCGGCGCCGTGGTGGGCTGGTTCCAAAACACTGCATTCCCGATCATTCAGACTGTTGTGAACGCCATATCGACGGCGTTCACGTGGGTGCGGGATCAGATTTCTGCCGTCTGGTCGTGGATTCAGTACAACATTATTCAGCCGGTAATCGACTGGCTGGTCGGGGTCGTCGTCAATTCATTTACATTCTGGCGCGACACGATAGTTGGCGTCTTCAACACCGTGCGCGACGGGATCGGTCTCGCCTGGGATTGGATCCGCTACAACATCGTGCAGCCGGTCGTGGATTGGTTCCAAGGCACGATCGTCCCGGCCTTCACGGGATTCAAGGATAACGTCGTCGGCGCCTTTGAGGCGATGCGTGACGGTATTGATACTGCGTGGACTGCCATCAAGGGCATCGCTGCGAAGCCGGTTGAGTTTGTGATCAACCGGGTGGTTGCACCCCTGGTGGAGACCTATAACGATGTTGCTGGAGTCTTTGGTGTTGACGCTGTCACGGTGCCGCATTTTGAGGCCGACTATTGGTCTGGTGGCTACACAGGGCCTGGCGGCAAGTATCAGCCGGCGGGCACGGTGCATGCGGGCGAGATTGTCTGGTCTCAGGATGACATCGCTGCCCATGGTGGCGTCAAGGCGGTCGAGTCGATGCGGCTGTGGCGCGGGTATGCGAACGGCGGCGTCGTGGTTCCGGTCGACGGGTACACCGTCTCGTCGGGGTATGGCTACCGTAACGGGCCGTTCTATGGCGCGGAGATGCATGACGGCATCGATATGGCGGTCCCGTCGGGGACGCCGGTCAAGGCAGCCGCCTCGGGCATGGTTGTTCGTGCTGGTTGGAATGGTGGCTACGGCAACTACGTCGAGATCAACTCGGGTGCTTTCAGCACCTTCTACGGGCACCTGTCGTCGATCATTGCTTCGGCAGGCCAGCAGATAGCCGCCGGGGCGATCCTCGGTCTCGTCGGATCTACCGGCGCATCCACGGGCCCGCACCTGCATTTCGGCGCGAAGGACGCCTCCGGTGCGTCAATGGACCCGAACCAGCTTTTGGATGGTGCGATTTCGGGTGGCGGGTTCGACGTGCTCGGCATCATCGACAAGATCAAGGGATTCCTCGGCATCATGGACGAGCTGTCCAACAATCCGTTCACCAGCATGGTGAAGGGTGCCGGAACGAGCCTGATCAACGCGGCCGTGGACTGGGTGCAATCGAAGATTGCTTCGATCTTCAGCTTCAGTGGTTCGGACGGCAGTTTCGATAATTGGTGGTCGGCTGCGATAGCTGTTGCCGGAGCCAATTACGCGCAGTATCGGGATGCGGCTCAGATTGTGGCGCAGAACGAGTCGGGCATGAATCCGAATGCTGCCAACGATTGGGATTCAAATGCGGCGGCGGGTATTCCGTCGAAGGGGCTGATGCAGTTTATCCAGCCGACGTTTGATGCGTACGCCTGGCCGGGACACAACAATTGGCTGAATCCGGTCGATCAGATTCTCGCATTCTTCCGGTATTCGCAGGCACGCTATGGCGGGCCGAACAATGTGCCGGGTGTTGTCTCGGTTCGCAATGGCGGCGGATATGTCGGGTACGCGACCGGCACCAATAATGCGCGCCGGGGTCTCGCATGGGTGGGTGAGAACGGCCCGGAGCTGGTGGATTTCGAGGGCGGGGAGCGCGTCTACGACGCCGATGAATCCAAGCGTTTGGGCCGCGGGACCACCGTCGTATTTTCGCCCACCTACAAGGAGGACGATCGCAGCGTTCGCCGCGATCTCGACGACCTGCTGTGGGGTTTGCGAGAGGTGGTTTAG
- a CDS encoding Gp19/Gp15/Gp42 family protein, which translates to MEPFATADYYTSNGFGAPFDHLDAMLARASRIVRAETTARGYDIDQLIADGRVDHNLVADIVCDMVAYAQAGPGVGVNSIQQTTGPFQKTFQYATSVGSLSFTKVHWKRLGLGGQGAFEVDLLKGSRDG; encoded by the coding sequence ATGGAGCCGTTCGCGACAGCCGACTATTACACGTCCAACGGTTTTGGCGCGCCGTTCGATCATCTGGACGCCATGCTGGCCAGGGCGTCCCGGATCGTCCGGGCCGAAACTACGGCGCGCGGCTACGACATCGACCAGCTGATTGCGGATGGGAGGGTGGACCACAATCTGGTGGCCGACATTGTGTGCGACATGGTCGCCTACGCGCAGGCCGGCCCCGGTGTTGGCGTCAACAGCATTCAGCAAACCACCGGGCCGTTCCAGAAAACCTTCCAGTACGCCACGTCGGTCGGCTCGTTGAGTTTCACGAAAGTGCATTGGAAGCGTCTCGGCCTGGGTGGTCAGGGCGCGTTTGAGGTTGACCTACTGAAGGGTTCGCGTGATGGATGA